AAGCTTTAGGGCAGCTTATCTTTTAAAAGAATCAGGTTTTAAAATTACTTATCACTTAATGTTGAACCTGCCCGGCAGTAATCCTTTTTTAGACTGGTTGTCTGGAATTTTGTTCTTTTTTCATTCCCATCTGCGTCCCGATCATTTAAAAATTTATCCTTTAATGGTTGTAAAGGGATCTTTAGTTTATAAATGGTGGCAAGAGGGAAAAATCAAAACTTATAGTAAAAATACTCTAATTTATGTCTTATCTGCCATTAAAAAATTTACCCCTCCTTTTATAAGAATTATTAGAGTAATTAGAGATATTCCGGCCCAATATATTGAGGCAGGGGTAAAATTTTCTAATCTTAGGCAAGAAGTTCATCGTTTTATGGCGCAAAAAGGTCTAGCTTGCCGCTGTATTCGCTGTCGTGAAATAAAAGGAGAAAAACTAATTAATCCTCGCTTGGTGGTAAGAAGGTATTGGGCAAATTTTGGCAAGGAGTATTTTTTAAGCATTGAAGACAAAAAACACTTGGGAGCACTTTTGCGTTTGCGAATCCCCCATTATTTTCTAAAAAACAAAAAAACTTTTTTTAATACCTTAAAAAACGCTGCTTTGATTAGAGAGATTCATACTTATGGCAAATCAGTTCCTATTAGCAAAAAGTTTAAAGGAGCGGCACAACATCAAGGATTTGGAGAAGTTTTGCTTAAAAAAGCTGAAGAGATTGCCAGGCGAGAAGGGGTGAAAAAAATAGCTGTTATTGCCGGTGTGGGGGTTAGGGGTTATTTTCGTAAATTTGGTTACAGACTTCAAGAAACCTATATGGTAAAAGATTTAACTGATAGTTTTTAGGTTTTTTTATGCTTTTGCCAATTAGAAGCAGGCAGTTTTTGTCTTGACATCTTTTATACATACTTTATACTAAAAGTATGACACAAAATCATGTTCTAACTCCTGCCCAAAAACAGGTATTAGATCTTATTAAAGAGTCATTGGGTTCAGAAGGCTATGCTCCTACCATAAGAGAAATGGCTCAAGAGTTGGGTTTTAAATCTCCCCGTGCTGTGGCTTATCATTTAGAGCAGTTAGAGAAAAAGGGTTATATTAAAAAAACAGCTGATGGGGCAAGAAACATATCTTTAGTTTATGAAGAAAAAAATAAAAAAACTCTTTTTGTCCCCTTGGTTGGCTGGTCCGCAGGAGGGAGACCGATTTATGCTG
This portion of the bacterium genome encodes:
- a CDS encoding tRNA uridine(34) 5-carboxymethylaminomethyl modification radical SAM/GNAT enzyme Elp3 produces the protein MGKVKQNKKVFSLLAKELKRGFDLEKAKKKVAEKLALKQLPRTYEFLSYLDRRNPQLASQIRKKVKIHKIRSLSGIVSVSVLTKPYPCHYKCAYCPKEKGIPQSYLSDEPAVARAKKVKFDPFLQVKNRLKVLERGGHPTDKVELLILGGTFSLLPQKYRQWFVKRCFEAANEKTSRTLIQAQKINERSKHRIIGITIETRPDLIDEREIKFLRHLGITRVELGVQTFFDFLLKKVNRGHGKKESFRAAYLLKESGFKITYHLMLNLPGSNPFLDWLSGILFFFHSHLRPDHLKIYPLMVVKGSLVYKWWQEGKIKTYSKNTLIYVLSAIKKFTPPFIRIIRVIRDIPAQYIEAGVKFSNLRQEVHRFMAQKGLACRCIRCREIKGEKLINPRLVVRRYWANFGKEYFLSIEDKKHLGALLRLRIPHYFLKNKKTFFNTLKNAALIREIHTYGKSVPISKKFKGAAQHQGFGEVLLKKAEEIARREGVKKIAVIAGVGVRGYFRKFGYRLQETYMVKDLTDSF